In the Telopea speciosissima isolate NSW1024214 ecotype Mountain lineage chromosome 2, Tspe_v1, whole genome shotgun sequence genome, one interval contains:
- the LOC122650866 gene encoding pentatricopeptide repeat-containing protein At5g12100, mitochondrial-like: protein MLKNLRHSLPKFTHSYRAQNFHVFSPLLFLSSSASITQQLRQSWKRKTETKQLTKNKHLYQQEPLWWEEDRHTHEPQVRELRMLIEKGRLVSVRSSLTHLILSKPKHRSPLSLLGSRLDLFRLFAVSSPSVAPAFSDLLLSICADLKMPKEAAEVLMCMKGKGISSSLASFNRLLAALVSAGHFDETLRLFSEIVDSGILRPNTFTYNKAIQSAVTLRDCNRTLQLLDSAERSRVRLDTFTYNVVIRGLCREKRMEDANNMLAEMLMKKVVPNRVTFNTLIYGYCKVGNLEEAFRVRDRMKVRGLFPNLVTFNSLVSGLCQAQRMEEARQLLKEMETHGFVPDGFTYANLFNGYSRCGGTESADASLALYREMSTKGVQLNDYNCSILLNILCKEGKMTEAEEVLKNLSFTLNTVMYNTVVWGYCLLGDMNRALSTVHRMETIGLRPNCITFNHLISRFCDSYNMVRAEELVRDMMVRGILPNLETYNTLIDGYGRVHHFEKCFQILKEMGEKGFKPNGVSFGTLISCLCKEGNLLEAETLLRDMESRGVSPNVQVYNMLVHGYSRVGKVQDAFRLFHELEDVGISPTLVTYNSLINCFCRGGVVSEAEELARMLRGKGLSLDVITYNSLIAGYTRAGNAQKALELYRDMKLLGIKPTLRTYHALISGISMEGMVQEADRRYQEMLENNLTPDQVVYNALIHCHAKYGDTRKAFVFHQEMVEKGMHPDNMTYTNLMIGYFRDGKLEESNDLIVDMKAKGLVLNAVTYNTLVKGHCQLKDFTGAYQWCKEMFENGFLLSAYTCNELITGLRKEGRLQEALHVCDTMREKEVHG, encoded by the coding sequence atgttGAAGAATCTCCGTCATAGTCTCCCCAAATTCACTCACAGCTATAGAGCCCAAAATTTCCATGTCTTCTCTCCCCTCCTCTTCCTCAGCTCTTCCGCCTCCATAACACAGCAACTCCGACAGAGTTGGAAGAGAAAGACCGAAACTAAACAGCTGACCAAGAATAAACACCTCTACCAACAAGAGCCCCTGTGGTGGGAAGAAGACCGCCACACTCATGAACCACAAGTAAGGGAGCTTCGGATGCTCATAGAGAAGGGTCGCCTTGTCTCCGTTCGATCTTCACTTACGCATCTCATCCTCTCGAAACCCAAACACCGATCCCCTCTATCCTTGTTGGGTTCTCGTCTGGATCTCTTCCGACTTTTCGCCGTCTCCTCCCCTTCCGTCGCACCCGCTTTCTCTGATCTTCTCCTGTCCATATGCGCCGACTTGAAGATGCCAAAGGAAGCGGCAGAGGTGCTAATGTGTATGAAGGGAAAAGGGATCTCTTCATCGCTCGCATCCTTCAACCGCTTACTAGCGGCCCTGGTTTCTGCGGGACATTTTGATGAAACCCTCCGGTTGTTCTCGGAGATTGTCGATTCTGGAATTCTTCGTCCCAATACCTTCACTTATAACAAAGCTATTCAATCAGCGGTCACATTGAGGGACTGCAACAGAACTCTCCAACTCTTGGATTCTGCGGAAAGGAGTCGGGTGAGGCTGGACACATTTACATATAACGTCGTCATTCGTGGGTTATGTAGGGAGAAGCGAATGGAAGATGCAAACAACATGCTTGCTGAAATGCTCATGAAAAAGGTCGTACCTAATCGAGTTACCTTCAATACGCTTATCTATGGCTACTGCAAGGTGGGTAATTTAGAGGAGGCTTTTAGAGTTCGAGACCGGATGAAGGTCCGGGGTTTGTTCCCAAATCTCGTTACCTTCAATTCATTGGTTAGTGGGCTTTGTCAGGCTCAACGGATGGAGGAGGCAAGGCAGCTTCTGAAAGAGATGGAAACCCATGGCTTTGTCCCGGATGGGTTTACCTATGCCAATCTTTTCAATGGGTACTCAAGGTGTGGTGGCACTGAATCCGCTGATGCTTCATTGGCCCTCTACAGAGAAATGAGCACCAAGGGGGTTCAGCTCAACGACTACAACTGTAGTATTTTGTTGAACATACTTTGCAAGGAAGGGAAGATGACTGAGGCTGAGGAGGTCCTAAAGAATCTGAGCTTCACTCTGAACACTGTGATGTATAATACAGTCGTATGGGGATACTGTCTTCTTGGTGACATGAACAGAGCTCTTTCAACGGTTCATCGAATGGAAACTATTGGGTTGAGGCCAAACTGCATTACTTTCAATCATCTTATTAGCAGGTTTTGTGATAGTTACAATATGGTCAGAGCAGAGGAATTGGTGAGGGATATGATGGTTAGGGGAATTCTCCCAAACTTAGAGACTTATAATACACTAATTGATGGCTATGGTCGGGTGCATCATTTCGAGAAATGTTTTCAGATTCtcaaagagatgggagagaagggGTTCAAACCCAATGGCGTGAGCTTTGGCACCCTTATAAGTTGTTTGTGCAAGGAAGGTAATCTTCTTGAAGCAGAAACACTCCTTAGGGATATGGAAAGTAGAGGAGTTTCACCCAACGTGCAGGTTTATAACATGCTTGTTCATGGCTACTCTAGAGTGGGTAAAGTGCAAGATGCTTTCAGATTGTTTCATGAATTGGAAGATGTGGGGATATCTCCAACTCTTGTAACCTACAATTCTTTAATAAATTGCTTTTGCAGAGGAGGGGTGGTTTCAGAAGCAGAAGAATTAGCTCGAATGCTAAGAGGTAAAGGTCTTAGTCTTGATGTGATCACATACAACTCCCTAATTGCAGGCTACACTCGTGCTGGAAATGCCCAGAAAGCTCTAGAGCTATACAGAGATATGAAGTTATTAGGTATAAAACCTACTTTAAGAACTTATCATGCCTTGATTAGTGGAATTAGCATGGAGGGAATGGTGCAAGAAGCAGATAGAAGGTATCAAGAAATGTTGGAGAACAATCTAACTCCTGATCAGGTTGTTTATAATGCACTAATTCACTGTCATGCAAAATATGGAGATACCCGAAAGGCATTTGTTTTTCACCAGGAGATGGTTGAGAAGGGAATGCATCCTGACAATATGACTTATACTAACTTGATGATTGGGTACTTTAGGGATGGGAAACTGGAAGAATCAAATGATCTTATTGTTGATATGAAGGCCAAAGGGTTAGTGCTTAATGCTGTCACATATAATACGCTAGTCAAGGGACACTGCCAACTGAAGGATTTCACTGGAGCTTATCAATGGTGTAAAGAAATGTTTGAGAATGGTTTTCTTCTCAGTGCTTATACTTGCAATGAACTTATTACTGGTCTCAGAAAGGAGGGTAGGTTGCAAGAGGCCCTGCATGTTTGTGACACAATGAGGGAGAAAGAAGTGCATGGTTAG
- the LOC122651941 gene encoding putative 4-hydroxy-4-methyl-2-oxoglutarate aldolase 3, which translates to MASFNTAEACDANVALLASGELRVLQPIFKIYGQCRAFAGPIVTLKIFEDNVLVREKLETRGEGRVLVIDAGGSMRCAVVGGNLGLLAQNMGWAGIVVNGCIRDVDEINGCDIGVRALSSHPLKSNKKGVGEKHVPVYIAGTLIYDGEWLYADSDGILVSKSELYV; encoded by the coding sequence ATGGCTTCTTTTAATACTGCTGAAGCTTGCGACGCAAATGTAGCACTTTTGGCAAGTGGCGAACTCCGCGTTCTCCAGCCAATCTTTAAGATTTATGGGCAATGTCGGGCATTCGCAGGCCCCATTGTCACACTTAAGATATTTGAGGACAATGTGCTGGTGCGGGAGAAGCTTGAgacaagaggagaaggaagggtaCTAGTTATAGATGCTGGAGGAAGCATGAGATGTGCAGTAGTTGGGGGGAACTTGGGACTGTTGGCCCAGAACATGGGGTGGGCTGGTATTGTAGTTAATGGCTGCATTAGAGATGTGGATGAGATCAATGGATGTGATATAGGGGTTAGAGCCTTGTCATCACATCCACTAAAATCCAATAAGAAAGGTGTGGGTGAAAAGCATGTCCCTGTTTACATTGCAGGAACTTTGATTTATGATGGGGAATGGCTCTATGCAGATAGTGATGGAATTCTTGTTTCAAAATCTGAGTTGTATGTTTGA